The proteins below come from a single Miscanthus floridulus cultivar M001 chromosome 1, ASM1932011v1, whole genome shotgun sequence genomic window:
- the LOC136499623 gene encoding ABC transporter I family member 6, chloroplastic has product MAPPLAAVSSTSPLFSPSSSRPLRRRHAPPASISFQTRGRSPAVAAVAAEASGSPLLEVRGLTASVKETGQQILTGVDLIIREGEIHAIMGKNGSGKSTLTKVLVGHPHYKVTGGTILFKGEDLADMVPEDRSLAGLFTSFQAPIEIPGVSNFDFLLMAVNARREKSGLPALGPLEFYSIVSPKVDALKMDPKFLDRNVNEGFSGGERKRNEILQLSVIGADLALLDEIDSGLDVDALEDVANAVNGLLTPQYSVLMITHYQRLLDLIKPSYVHIMENGKIIKTGDSSIATQINEGGFKSIALV; this is encoded by the exons ATGGCGCCGCCTCTCGCCGCCGTCTCATCGACGTCGCCCCTGTTCTCTCCTTCCTCATCCcgccccctccgccgccgccacgcacCTCCTGCTTCTATCTCCTTCCAAACGCGGGGACGCTCgcccgcggtggcggcggtggcagccGAGGCCTCCGGCAGCCCGCTTCTCGAGGTGCGCGGGCTCACCGCGTCCGTGAAGGAGACTGGGCAGCAGATCCTCACCGGCGTCGACCTCATCATCCGCGAGGGCGAG ATTCATGCGATTATGGGGAAGAACGGCTCCGGCAAGAGCACCCTCACAAAA GTTCTTGTTGGCCATCCGCATTACAAGGTAACTGGCGGTACCATTCTCTTCAAGGGTGAGGACCTGGCGGACATGGTGCCAGAGGACAGATCTCTAGCAGGCCTTTTTACGAGTTTCCAAGCACCTATTGAGATTCCTGGAGTCAGCAATTTCGATTTTCTGCTCATGGCAGTGAATGCTCGCAGAGAAAAGAGTGGTCTACCAGCATTGGGTCCCCTTGAG TTTTACTCAATTGTATCGCCCAAAGttgatgccttgaagatggaccCAAAGTTCCTTGATCGCAATGTGAATGAAGGTTTTAGCGGCGGTGAAAGGAAGCGTAATGAGATATTGCAACTTTCA GTCATTGGAGCAGATTTAGCCCTTCTTGATGAAATAGATTCAGGATTAGATGTTGATGCACTTGAAGATGTTGCTAATGCAGTGAATGGGCTTTTGACACCCCAATACTCTGTTTTGATGATTACACACTACCAACGTCTTTTGGATCTCATTAAGCCCAGCTATGTTCACATCATG GAAAATGGCAAGATAATCAAGACAGGTGACAGTTCTATTGCCACACAAATTAATGAAGGTGGCTTTAAATCAATCGCCCTTGTATAG
- the LOC136499630 gene encoding acid phosphatase 1 codes for MLTSGMAPMVSRTLAPWRQVMLLALLPQLFLSAPVVVVARQWQCLWPGQASDDAGCLSWRVMVEANNARGWRAVPAQCVGYVNGYMTRGQYQWDLAGVMEQASAYADEITADADGLDAWVFDIDDTCLSNLLYYEAKQFGAYDPLAFKAWASREACPGIHPVLGLFTTLLDKGFKVFILCGRDEETLGSCTAANLEAEGFSGYERLIMRTPEYRGQSSSIFKSAMRRQLVDEGYRIRGNVGDQWSDLQGDSVGDRVFKIPNPMYFVP; via the exons ATGCTGACGAGCGGCATGGCTCCAATGGTGTCGCGCACGCTCGCCCCGTGGCGGCAGGTCATGCTCCTGGCTCTGCTGCCGCAGCTGTTCCTCAGCgcccccgtcgtcgtcgtcgcgagGCAGTGGCAGTGCCTGTGGCCGGGCCAGGCGTCCGACGACGCTGGGTGCCTGAGCTGGCGCGTCATGGTGGAGGCCAACAACGCCCGCGGGTGGCGCGCGGTGCCCGCGCAGTGCGTCGGGTACGTCAACGGGTACATGACCCGGGGCCAGTACCAGTGGGACCTGGCCGGCGTCATGGAGCAGGCGTCCGCCTACGCCGACGAGATCACCGCCGACGCCGACGGCCTCGACGCCTGGGTGTTCGACATCGACGACACCTGCCTCTCCAACCTGCTCTACTACGAGGCCAAGCAGTTCGG GGCGTACGACCCGTTGGCGTTCAAGGCTTGGGCGAGCAGGGAGGCCTGCCCGGGGATACATCCGGTGCTTGGGCTGTTCACGACGCTGCTGGACAAGGGCTTCAAGGTCTTCATTCTCTGCGGGAGGGACGAGGAGACCCTGGGCTCGTGCACGGCAGCCAATTTGGAAGCAGAAGGCTTCTCCGGGTACGAGAGGCTCATCATGAG GACTCCGGAGTACCGAGGGCAGAGCTCGTCGATCTTCAAGTCGGCGATGAGGAGGCAGCTCGTGGACGAAGGCTACAGGATCCGCGGCAACGTCGGGGACCAGTGGAGCGACCTGCAGGGCGACAGCGTCGGCGACCGCGTGTTCAAGATACCCAACCCCATGTACTTTgtcccctga